A DNA window from Sphingomonas profundi contains the following coding sequences:
- a CDS encoding putative O-glycosylation ligase, exosortase A system-associated encodes MRDLAFVAFLAALLGFGFKRPFLFVLAYVYVDIVSPQRLSYTLLTVVPISLICVTLAVGGWALADRKAGSRFATRQWLLLMLLGWAAYTTINADLPLDALDKWGWVWKALAFAIFLPFTLRTRLRIEALLLFLVLSVSSIVVVGGIKTLGSGGGYGALNLMVSNNSGLYEGSIISTFAIAVIPLILFLAKHGTVFPGDWRVKAYATALIFACLLIPVGTQARTGLICIAVLAVLTLRATKRRMLYLVLLGGAGALAVQFLPSSYSKRMETIQGYQADSSASTRLAVWQWTWDYVKANPAGGGFNAYMQNRITIDIKKTAGDANNETVTNSKDYDAGRAYHSSYFEMLGEQGFPGFFLWILLHLLGLIRMEAVRRRHRRATGDDAWIAPLATALQHAHIIYMVGSLFVGIAFQTTILMLIGCEIGLDTYLRRRGGAMARAVGTAPGAMPAASGWRRAPIRR; translated from the coding sequence TTGCGTGATCTCGCCTTCGTCGCCTTCCTGGCGGCCCTGCTGGGCTTCGGCTTCAAGCGGCCCTTCCTGTTCGTGCTCGCTTATGTCTACGTCGATATCGTATCGCCGCAGCGGCTCTCTTATACCCTGCTCACGGTGGTGCCGATCTCGCTGATCTGCGTCACGCTGGCGGTGGGCGGCTGGGCGCTGGCGGACCGCAAGGCCGGCAGCCGCTTCGCCACCCGCCAGTGGCTGCTGCTGATGCTGCTCGGCTGGGCGGCCTACACCACGATCAACGCCGATCTGCCGCTCGACGCGCTGGATAAATGGGGGTGGGTGTGGAAGGCGCTGGCCTTCGCCATCTTCCTGCCCTTCACCCTGCGCACCCGGCTGCGCATCGAGGCGCTGCTGCTGTTCCTGGTGCTCTCGGTCTCGTCGATCGTGGTGGTGGGCGGGATCAAGACGCTGGGATCGGGCGGCGGCTACGGCGCGCTCAACCTCATGGTCTCGAACAATAGCGGGCTGTACGAAGGCAGCATCATCTCCACCTTCGCGATCGCGGTGATCCCGCTGATACTGTTCCTGGCCAAGCACGGCACCGTGTTCCCCGGCGACTGGCGGGTGAAGGCCTATGCCACGGCGCTGATCTTCGCCTGCCTGCTGATCCCGGTCGGCACGCAGGCGCGCACGGGCCTGATCTGCATCGCCGTGCTGGCGGTGCTGACCCTGCGCGCGACGAAGCGGCGCATGCTCTATCTGGTGCTGCTCGGCGGGGCGGGGGCGCTGGCGGTGCAGTTCCTGCCTTCCAGCTACAGCAAGCGCATGGAGACGATCCAGGGCTATCAGGCGGACAGTTCCGCCTCCACCCGTCTCGCCGTGTGGCAGTGGACATGGGACTATGTGAAGGCCAATCCGGCGGGTGGCGGCTTCAACGCCTATATGCAGAACCGCATCACCATCGACATCAAGAAGACCGCCGGCGACGCCAATAACGAGACGGTGACGAACTCGAAGGATTACGACGCCGGCCGCGCCTACCACAGCAGCTACTTCGAGATGCTGGGCGAGCAGGGCTTCCCCGGCTTCTTCCTGTGGATCCTGCTCCACCTGCTCGGCCTGATCAGGATGGAGGCGGTGCGCCGGCGCCACCGCCGGGCGACCGGCGACGATGCCTGGATCGCCCCGCTGGCGACGGCTCTGCAGCATGCGCACATCATCTACATGGTCGGCTCGCTGTTCGTCGGCATCGCCTTCCAGACGACGATCCTGATGCTGATCGGTTGCGAGATCGGCCTCGACACCTATCTGCGGCGACGCGGCGGCGCGATGGCCCGGGCCGTTGGCACAGCGCCGGGCGCAATGCCGGCCGCGTCCGGTTGGCGTCGCGCTCCGATCAGACGCTAG
- a CDS encoding sterol desaturase family protein has protein sequence MSPLPGLLLFLATIAVMEGVAYAAHRWIMHGPGWFLHASHHRPRTGPFEANDLYAVIFAIPSILLLLAGVQLGWGAGYAWVGAGVAAYGAIYFGFHDVIVHRRIGHRYVPRGRYMKRIVQAHRLHHAVETKGGTLSFGFLVAPSPESLKAELVRRGRAGVRAARDA, from the coding sequence ATGTCCCCGCTTCCCGGCCTGCTGCTGTTCCTCGCCACCATCGCCGTAATGGAGGGTGTCGCCTATGCGGCGCACCGCTGGATCATGCACGGGCCGGGCTGGTTCCTGCACGCCAGCCACCACCGCCCGCGCACCGGGCCGTTCGAGGCGAACGACCTGTACGCGGTGATCTTCGCCATACCCTCGATCCTGCTGCTGCTCGCCGGCGTGCAGCTCGGCTGGGGCGCCGGCTATGCCTGGGTCGGCGCCGGCGTCGCGGCCTACGGCGCGATCTACTTCGGCTTCCACGACGTGATCGTCCACCGCCGGATCGGCCACCGCTACGTGCCGCGCGGGCGCTACATGAAACGGATCGTGCAGGCGCATCGGCTGCACCACGCGGTGGAGACGAAAGGCGGCACGCTGAGCTTCGGCTTCCTCGTCGCGCCCAGCCCCGAGTCGCTGAAGGCGGAGCTCGTCCGTCGCGGCCGCGCCGGCGTGCGCGCCGCGCGGGACGCCTAG
- the sucC gene encoding ADP-forming succinate--CoA ligase subunit beta: MNIHEYQAKELLAKFGVAIPAGYAALSVDEAVEAAGKLPGPLYVVKSQIHAGGRGKGKFKELGPDAKGGVRLSKTIDDVRQNATDMLGNTLVTIQTGEAGKQVNRLYITDGADIAKEYYLSMVVDRGTGRVAMIVSTEGGMDIETVAHDTPEKITTITIDPAEGFQPHHGRAVAFALKLKGDLNKQAAKVAEQLYTAFMATDMSMLEINPLVETEDGKILVLDAKVSFDSNALYRHPDIFALRDETEEDPSEIEASKYDLAYIKLDGNIGCMVNGAGLAMATMDIIKLNGEFPANFLDVGGGATKEKVTAAFKLILSDPAVKGILVNIFGGIMRCDIIADGIVAAAKEVNLAVPLVVRLEGTNVQQGKDILANSGLPIVSADDLGDAAKKIVAQVKQAA; the protein is encoded by the coding sequence ATGAACATCCATGAGTATCAGGCCAAGGAATTGCTGGCGAAGTTCGGCGTGGCGATTCCCGCCGGCTATGCGGCCCTTTCCGTCGACGAGGCCGTGGAGGCCGCCGGCAAGCTGCCCGGGCCGCTCTATGTGGTGAAGTCCCAGATCCACGCCGGCGGGCGCGGCAAGGGCAAGTTCAAGGAACTGGGGCCGGACGCCAAGGGCGGCGTGCGCCTGTCCAAGACGATCGACGATGTGCGCCAGAACGCCACCGACATGCTCGGCAACACGCTGGTAACGATCCAGACGGGCGAGGCCGGCAAGCAGGTGAACCGCCTCTACATCACCGACGGCGCGGACATCGCGAAGGAATATTATCTGTCGATGGTCGTCGATCGCGGCACCGGCCGGGTCGCCATGATCGTGTCGACCGAGGGCGGCATGGACATCGAGACAGTGGCCCACGACACGCCCGAGAAGATCACCACGATCACGATCGACCCGGCGGAGGGCTTCCAGCCGCATCACGGCCGCGCCGTCGCCTTCGCGCTGAAGCTGAAGGGCGATCTGAACAAGCAGGCCGCCAAGGTGGCCGAGCAGCTCTACACCGCCTTCATGGCGACCGACATGTCGATGCTGGAGATCAACCCGCTGGTCGAGACCGAGGACGGCAAGATCCTGGTGCTGGACGCGAAGGTGAGCTTCGATTCGAACGCGCTCTACCGTCACCCGGATATCTTCGCCCTGCGCGACGAGACCGAGGAGGATCCGAGCGAGATCGAGGCGAGCAAGTACGACCTCGCCTACATCAAGCTGGACGGCAATATCGGCTGCATGGTGAACGGCGCCGGCCTGGCCATGGCGACGATGGACATCATCAAGCTGAACGGCGAGTTTCCGGCCAACTTCCTCGACGTGGGCGGCGGCGCCACCAAGGAGAAGGTGACGGCGGCGTTCAAGCTGATCCTCAGCGATCCGGCGGTGAAGGGTATCCTCGTCAACATCTTCGGCGGCATCATGCGCTGCGACATCATCGCCGACGGCATCGTCGCCGCCGCCAAGGAGGTGAACCTCGCGGTGCCGCTGGTGGTGCGCCTGGAAGGCACCAACGTGCAGCAGGGCAAGGACATCCTCGCCAATTCCGGCCTGCCGATCGTCTCCGCCGACGATCTGGGCGACGCCGCCAAGAAGATCGTCGCGCAGGTGAAGCAGGCGGCCTGA
- a CDS encoding electron transfer flavoprotein subunit beta/FixA family protein, protein MKVLVPVKRVIDYNVKPRVKMDGTGVDLANVKMSMNPFDEIAVEEAIRLREKGVATEIVAVSIGVQKCQETLRTALAMGADRAILVLTEDEAEPLAVAKILKGIVDEEQPGLVILGKQAIDDDSNQTGQMLAALTGRPQGTFASKVEVDGDSVKVTREVDGGLETVSLKAPAIVTTDLRLNEPRYASLPNIMKAKSKPLANKTPADYGVDTAPRLKTLKVEEPAKRQAGVKVGDVDELIGKLKVLGVVA, encoded by the coding sequence ATGAAGGTGCTGGTGCCCGTCAAGCGGGTGATCGATTACAACGTGAAGCCGCGGGTGAAGATGGACGGCACGGGCGTCGACCTGGCGAACGTGAAGATGTCGATGAACCCGTTCGACGAGATCGCCGTGGAAGAGGCGATCCGCCTGCGCGAGAAGGGCGTCGCGACCGAGATCGTCGCTGTCTCGATCGGCGTGCAGAAGTGCCAGGAGACGCTGCGAACGGCGCTGGCGATGGGCGCCGACCGCGCGATCCTGGTGCTGACCGAGGACGAGGCCGAGCCGCTCGCCGTCGCCAAGATCCTGAAGGGGATCGTCGACGAGGAGCAGCCCGGCCTGGTGATCCTGGGCAAGCAGGCGATCGACGACGATTCGAACCAGACCGGCCAGATGCTCGCCGCGCTGACCGGCCGGCCGCAGGGCACCTTCGCCAGCAAGGTGGAGGTCGACGGCGACTCGGTCAAGGTGACGCGTGAGGTGGATGGCGGGCTCGAGACAGTCAGCCTCAAGGCGCCGGCGATCGTGACGACCGACCTGCGCCTGAACGAGCCGCGCTACGCCAGCCTGCCCAACATCATGAAGGCCAAGTCCAAGCCGCTCGCGAACAAGACCCCGGCGGACTATGGCGTCGACACCGCGCCGCGCCTGAAGACGCTGAAGGTGGAGGAGCCCGCCAAGCGCCAGGCCGGCGTGAAGGTGGGCGATGTCGACGAGCTGATCGGCAAGCTCAAGGTGCTGGGAGTGGTGGCATGA
- a CDS encoding electron transfer flavoprotein subunit alpha/FixB family protein: MKTLVWVEHDNASVKDATLATVTAASQLGDVDLLVAGSGCAAVADEAAGIAGVGTVYLADDAAYENALAENVAPLVVQLMGDHDAFVAPATSNGKNIAPRVAALLDVVQVSEILSVVSADTFTRPIYAGNAIATVQAPAGKLVLTVRGTAFAKAEKTGGAGTVQAAAAGGDQGLSTFVGSEISKSERPELTSAKIIVSGGRALQNSENFHTLIEPLADKLGAGVGASRAAVDAGYVPNDYQVGQTGKIVAPEVYIAVGISGAIQHLAGMKDSKVIIAINKDEDAPIFQVADVGLVGDLFKIVPELTGKL, encoded by the coding sequence ATGAAGACGCTCGTCTGGGTCGAACATGACAATGCAAGCGTGAAGGACGCGACGCTCGCGACCGTCACCGCCGCGAGCCAGCTGGGCGACGTCGATCTGCTGGTCGCCGGCTCCGGCTGCGCCGCCGTGGCGGACGAGGCGGCCGGCATCGCCGGTGTCGGCACCGTCTACCTGGCGGACGACGCAGCCTACGAGAATGCGCTGGCCGAGAATGTCGCGCCGCTGGTGGTGCAGCTGATGGGCGATCACGACGCGTTCGTCGCGCCCGCCACCTCCAACGGCAAGAATATCGCGCCGCGGGTGGCGGCCCTGCTCGATGTCGTGCAGGTGTCGGAGATCCTGTCGGTCGTCTCGGCCGATACGTTCACCCGGCCGATCTACGCCGGCAACGCGATCGCCACGGTGCAGGCGCCGGCGGGCAAGCTGGTGCTCACGGTGCGCGGCACGGCCTTCGCCAAGGCGGAGAAGACCGGCGGCGCGGGCACCGTGCAGGCGGCGGCCGCCGGCGGCGACCAGGGCCTCTCGACCTTCGTCGGGTCCGAGATCTCCAAGTCGGAACGTCCGGAGCTCACCTCCGCCAAGATCATCGTGTCCGGCGGACGGGCGCTGCAGAACAGCGAGAATTTCCACACGCTGATCGAGCCGCTGGCCGACAAGCTGGGCGCCGGCGTCGGCGCCAGCCGCGCGGCGGTGGATGCCGGCTACGTGCCGAACGACTATCAGGTCGGCCAGACGGGCAAGATCGTGGCGCCGGAAGTCTATATTGCGGTCGGCATCTCGGGCGCGATCCAGCATCTGGCGGGCATGAAGGACTCGAAGGTCATCATCGCCATCAACAAGGATGAGGATGCGCCGATCTTCCAGGTGGCCGATGTCGGCCTGGTCGGCGACCTGTTCAAGATCGTGCCGGAGCTGACCGGCAAGCTCTGA
- a CDS encoding peptidylprolyl isomerase — translation MPRSLVVMAAALALAGAAPAPTPQQIVDRAPAAAWADVPAEDLVTITLRDGGQVVLQLAPAFAPVHVANIRAFIRAGWFDGGAIVRVQDNYVVQWAAAEGKPLPPGANPTPPAEYEGAAGGAPFRPLGYRDAYAAQTGHVAGWPVASDGRARWLVHCYGMVGVGRDNPPDTGNGAELYAVIGHAPRHLDRNIALVGRVLDGMERMAALPRGGGALGFYEKASERTPIVSTRIAADLPAAARPAWQVLDTNSAAFAQWVGARANRGDGFFVRAAGALDVCNAIPPARRKG, via the coding sequence ATGCCCCGTTCGCTTGTCGTCATGGCCGCCGCGCTCGCCCTCGCAGGCGCCGCCCCGGCACCGACGCCGCAGCAGATCGTCGACCGCGCGCCCGCCGCCGCCTGGGCGGACGTGCCGGCCGAGGATCTGGTGACGATCACGCTGCGGGATGGCGGGCAGGTGGTGCTGCAGCTCGCGCCCGCCTTCGCGCCGGTGCATGTCGCCAACATCCGCGCCTTCATCCGCGCGGGCTGGTTCGATGGCGGCGCGATCGTGCGCGTGCAGGACAATTATGTCGTGCAATGGGCCGCCGCAGAGGGGAAGCCGCTGCCGCCGGGCGCGAACCCCACGCCGCCGGCGGAATATGAGGGCGCGGCCGGCGGCGCGCCATTCCGCCCGCTGGGCTATCGTGACGCCTATGCCGCGCAGACCGGCCACGTCGCCGGCTGGCCGGTGGCGAGCGACGGCCGCGCGCGCTGGCTGGTGCACTGCTACGGCATGGTCGGCGTGGGGCGGGACAATCCGCCGGACACCGGCAACGGCGCCGAACTCTACGCCGTGATCGGCCACGCGCCGCGCCACCTCGATCGCAACATCGCCCTCGTCGGCCGGGTGCTGGACGGGATGGAGCGCATGGCGGCGCTGCCGCGCGGCGGCGGGGCGCTCGGCTTCTACGAGAAAGCCAGCGAGCGCACCCCGATCGTCTCCACGCGCATCGCCGCCGACCTGCCCGCGGCAGCGCGCCCGGCATGGCAGGTGCTGGACACGAACTCCGCCGCCTTCGCGCAGTGGGTGGGCGCGCGGGCGAACCGGGGCGACGGCTTCTTCGTCAGAGCCGCGGGCGCGCTGGACGTGTGCAATGCGATCCCGCCGGCGCGCCGCAAAGGCTGA
- a CDS encoding alpha/beta hydrolase family esterase gives MKLFPALMRAGRLSRKGRPLSALLAIQEAVMAPLTAKPKRKAPARARVAAPRVKAPRASSSAAVKRMPPGSFVDGVHACPQGRLAYKLYTPVGAGRRSLPLVVMLHGCTQNAADFAAGTAMNALADEQGFLVLYPEQSGSANAGRCWNWHLPANQERGGGEPAVIAATTRRIMRTAGADPARVYIAGLSAGGAAAAIVGAAYPDLYCAVGVHSGLARGNVSTFSGAVEAMRKGSGERIGAVKRAARALPLIVFHGDQDRVVYPCNAGGFLSELRRASPQALRERTDRGIAPGGRGYTRTVYRGADGQVALEGWIVHGSGHGWSGGRAAGSYTDPAGPDASREMVRFFLARRKAA, from the coding sequence ATGAAGCTGTTTCCCGCGCTGATGAGGGCCGGGCGCCTGTCCCGCAAGGGGCGGCCGCTCTCGGCGCTGCTGGCGATCCAGGAGGCGGTGATGGCGCCGCTCACGGCGAAGCCGAAGCGCAAGGCCCCGGCCCGCGCGCGCGTGGCCGCGCCCCGGGTGAAGGCGCCGCGCGCGTCCTCGTCGGCGGCGGTGAAGCGGATGCCGCCGGGCAGCTTCGTCGATGGCGTCCATGCCTGCCCGCAGGGGCGGCTCGCCTACAAGCTCTACACCCCCGTCGGCGCCGGGCGGCGCAGCCTGCCGCTGGTGGTGATGCTGCACGGCTGCACCCAGAATGCCGCCGACTTTGCCGCCGGCACGGCAATGAACGCGCTGGCCGACGAGCAGGGCTTCCTCGTCCTCTATCCGGAGCAGTCGGGCAGCGCCAATGCCGGCCGCTGCTGGAACTGGCACCTGCCCGCCAATCAGGAGCGCGGCGGCGGCGAACCGGCGGTGATCGCGGCGACGACGCGGCGGATCATGCGCACGGCCGGCGCCGATCCGGCGCGCGTCTACATCGCCGGCCTGTCGGCGGGCGGTGCGGCGGCGGCGATCGTCGGCGCGGCCTATCCCGATCTCTACTGCGCGGTCGGCGTCCATTCCGGTCTGGCCCGAGGCAATGTCAGCACCTTCTCCGGCGCGGTCGAGGCGATGCGCAAGGGCAGCGGCGAGCGGATCGGCGCGGTGAAGCGCGCCGCCCGGGCGCTGCCGCTGATCGTGTTCCACGGCGATCAGGATCGGGTGGTCTATCCGTGCAACGCCGGCGGCTTCCTCAGCGAGCTGCGCCGGGCGAGCCCGCAGGCGCTGCGCGAGCGCACCGATCGCGGGATCGCACCGGGCGGGCGCGGCTACACCCGCACCGTCTATCGCGGGGCGGACGGGCAGGTGGCGCTGGAGGGCTGGATCGTCCACGGCAGCGGCCACGGCTGGTCGGGCGGGCGTGCGGCCGGCTCCTATACCGATCCGGCCGGGCCGGATGCCTCGCGCGAGATGGTCCGCTTCTTCCTCGCCCGTCGCAAGGCGGCCTGA